The Amycolatopsis mongoliensis genome includes a window with the following:
- a CDS encoding PPOX class F420-dependent oxidoreductase, protein MPRSIATNETVDRAALVEFLSTRHRAILLTTKADGGPQLSPVTCGVDAEGRLVVSTYPKRAKVVNVKRNPQVSACILSDEWNDQWVQLNGTAEVLDIPDSVEPLVDYFRAISGEHPDWEEYREAMVKQGKSIIRVTIESWGPIAKGGFPAELA, encoded by the coding sequence ATGCCGAGGAGCATCGCCACCAACGAAACCGTCGACCGCGCCGCGCTGGTCGAGTTCCTGTCCACCCGCCACCGCGCGATCCTGCTGACCACGAAGGCCGACGGCGGCCCGCAGCTCTCGCCGGTCACCTGCGGCGTCGACGCCGAGGGCAGGCTGGTCGTCTCGACCTACCCGAAGCGCGCCAAGGTCGTGAACGTCAAGCGCAACCCCCAGGTCTCGGCCTGCATCCTCTCCGACGAGTGGAACGACCAGTGGGTGCAGCTCAACGGGACCGCCGAGGTCCTGGACATCCCGGACTCCGTCGAGCCGCTCGTGGACTACTTCCGCGCCATTTCGGGCGAACACCCGGACTGGGAGGAATACCGCGAGGCCATGGTCAAGCAGGGCAAGAGCATCATCCGCGTGACCATCGAGAGCTGGGGCCCGATCGCGAAGGGCGGCTTCCCCGCCGAACTAGCCTGA
- a CDS encoding DHA2 family efflux MFS transporter permease subunit, translating into MTTAVARPDAALWKLGGVLIMGAVLSILDATIVTVGIDSIARDLGSPVTTVQWVASAYLLAASAAIPLSGWLTDRFGGRAVWLTAVAIFTAGTLLCGFAWSAPALIAFRVLHGLGGGLMQPVGQAVFAQAAGPALGRMIGVITLPATVAPVLGPLLGGALVADFGWRWMFFGVVPLGLATFVVARRLLPAPAPSGARSPLDVRGILLLSPGLAAFVYGLAEGVAVAGVAGAVLVLAYGVHACRTPSPVLDLKLFRDRGFSVASVSTFLLGASLYSSMVLLPLYYEQVEHASPWEAGLLLAPQALGSAAVLLAGGRLLARFGPRRMMLAGIGLSLLGTVVFTQLASAPGGVLLTASLLIRGAGLGAATAPGMTTLYGSLERSRIPRAASAFNVINRVGGSLGTALLAAILHSALTSSSPATAFGTAFTWALGLSALTLVPAAFFPRRSTR; encoded by the coding sequence GTGACGACGGCGGTGGCCCGTCCCGACGCGGCGCTGTGGAAGCTCGGTGGCGTCCTGATCATGGGCGCGGTGCTGTCGATCCTCGACGCGACGATCGTGACCGTCGGGATCGACTCGATCGCCCGTGACCTGGGCAGCCCGGTCACGACGGTGCAGTGGGTGGCGAGCGCGTACCTGCTCGCGGCGTCGGCGGCGATCCCGCTGTCCGGCTGGCTGACCGACCGCTTCGGCGGTCGCGCGGTGTGGCTGACGGCGGTGGCGATCTTCACGGCGGGCACGCTGCTGTGCGGCTTCGCGTGGTCGGCGCCGGCACTGATCGCGTTCCGGGTGCTCCACGGCCTGGGCGGCGGGCTGATGCAGCCGGTCGGGCAGGCGGTGTTCGCGCAGGCGGCGGGCCCGGCGCTGGGGCGCATGATCGGGGTGATCACCCTGCCGGCCACGGTGGCCCCGGTGCTGGGCCCGCTGCTCGGCGGCGCACTGGTGGCGGACTTCGGCTGGCGCTGGATGTTCTTCGGCGTCGTCCCGCTGGGCCTGGCGACGTTCGTGGTCGCCCGCCGGCTGCTGCCGGCTCCTGCACCTTCCGGTGCCCGTTCGCCTTTGGACGTCCGCGGGATCCTGCTGCTTTCCCCGGGGCTCGCGGCGTTCGTCTACGGCTTGGCCGAGGGCGTGGCCGTCGCCGGGGTGGCCGGAGCTGTGCTGGTGCTGGCGTACGGCGTCCACGCGTGCCGGACGCCGTCGCCGGTGCTCGACCTGAAGCTGTTCCGGGACAGGGGTTTCTCGGTGGCGAGCGTGAGCACCTTCCTGCTGGGCGCGTCGCTGTACAGCTCGATGGTGCTGCTGCCGCTGTACTACGAGCAGGTGGAGCACGCGAGCCCGTGGGAGGCCGGACTGCTGCTGGCGCCCCAGGCTCTCGGCTCGGCAGCGGTTCTGCTGGCGGGCGGGCGGCTCCTGGCACGCTTCGGCCCCCGGCGGATGATGCTGGCCGGAATCGGCCTGTCCCTGCTGGGAACGGTCGTGTTCACCCAGCTCGCCTCGGCACCTGGCGGAGTCCTGTTGACGGCCTCGCTCCTGATCCGCGGAGCCGGGTTGGGCGCGGCGACAGCACCGGGAATGACGACGCTGTACGGCTCCCTGGAGCGCTCCCGCATCCCGCGAGCGGCAAGCGCGTTCAACGTGATCAACCGCGTCGGCGGCTCGCTCGGCACGGCCCTCCTGGCGGCGATCCTCCACAGTGCACTGACATCGTCGTCGCCGGCCACGGCGTTCGGCACCGCGTTCACGTGGGCGTTGGGGCTGTCTGCCTTGACCCTGGTTCCCGCGGCGTTCTTCCCTCGAAGGAGCACCCGATGA
- a CDS encoding cytochrome P450 gives MFDPRDPAFLEDPYPAFAALREQGDVHLHDGLGLAVAVSHAASSAVLRHRGLGRIWQDAQPLERFASFNLLHRNSLLENEPPAHTRLRRLIAGAFGRGHVQRLRPMVATLADRMVDDLSAAIAADGSADLLEHLAQPLPVAVIAELLGVPGTDGPRMVELSNAIVKMYEYGLPEEGRDAAERAAAEFVEYVRSVASARGDAPGDDIISDLLRSELTPDELVATAVLLLMAGHEATVNVLGNGITALLTHRDQWERLLAAPSLLDSCVEELIRFDAPLQLFERTATEDVSICGHVVSQGQKIGALLGAAARDPKVFDAPDTLDIGRTPNAHLGFGLGIHYCVGAPLARVEIAAALSALAAKLPGLRLAEAPRRRPEFVIRGLRELRVTV, from the coding sequence GTGTTCGACCCCCGCGATCCCGCGTTCCTGGAAGACCCGTACCCGGCGTTCGCCGCACTGCGCGAGCAGGGCGACGTCCATTTGCACGACGGGCTCGGCTTGGCCGTGGCGGTGTCGCACGCCGCGTCGTCGGCCGTGCTGCGGCATCGCGGCCTGGGCCGGATCTGGCAGGACGCGCAGCCGCTCGAGCGGTTCGCGTCGTTCAACCTGCTGCACCGCAACTCGCTGCTGGAGAACGAGCCGCCGGCGCACACCCGCCTGCGCCGGCTGATCGCGGGCGCGTTCGGCCGCGGCCACGTGCAGCGGCTGCGCCCGATGGTCGCGACGCTCGCCGACCGGATGGTCGACGACCTCTCGGCCGCCATCGCCGCCGACGGCAGCGCGGACCTCCTCGAACACCTGGCCCAGCCACTGCCGGTCGCGGTGATCGCCGAACTGCTGGGCGTCCCCGGCACCGACGGGCCGCGGATGGTCGAGCTGTCCAACGCGATCGTGAAGATGTACGAGTACGGCCTGCCCGAGGAAGGCCGCGACGCCGCCGAGCGAGCGGCCGCCGAGTTCGTCGAGTACGTCCGCTCAGTGGCTTCGGCTCGCGGCGACGCCCCGGGGGACGACATCATCAGCGACCTCCTCCGCAGCGAGCTGACGCCGGACGAGCTGGTCGCGACCGCGGTGCTGCTCCTGATGGCCGGCCACGAGGCGACGGTCAACGTGCTCGGCAACGGCATCACGGCGCTGCTCACCCACCGGGACCAGTGGGAACGCTTACTGGCGGCTCCTTCCCTGCTCGATTCGTGTGTCGAGGAGCTGATCCGCTTCGACGCGCCGCTGCAGCTGTTCGAGCGGACGGCGACCGAGGACGTGTCGATCTGCGGCCATGTCGTTTCGCAGGGGCAGAAGATCGGCGCACTGCTGGGCGCCGCGGCCCGCGACCCGAAGGTGTTCGACGCGCCGGACACCCTCGACATCGGACGCACGCCGAACGCGCACCTCGGGTTCGGCCTCGGGATTCACTACTGCGTGGGAGCTCCTCTCGCTCGGGTGGAGATCGCTGCGGCGTTGAGCGCGTTGGCCGCGAAGCTGCCGGGATTGCGGCTCGCCGAGGCCCCGCGGCGGCGGCCCGAGTTCGTGATCCGGGGCCTGCGGGAGCTTCGGGTCACGGTGTGA
- a CDS encoding TetR/AcrR family transcriptional regulator — MSEGLRAQKKHETRKTISDVATKLFIRDGFEDVTIAEIAHEARVAKMTVTNHFPRKEDLVFDIRADFTSWPATLVRDSVFHDTRELYFEALGAEHALVGFSGPGFVRMIKESPVLTNALHEMHREREAALTHLLIRRHPEEGLPPVLAAAHLATVLRVLFQEVFDRTLADEKQIADAVWPAAELAFDQLEPVLGRY, encoded by the coding sequence ATGAGCGAGGGACTCCGGGCCCAGAAGAAGCACGAGACCAGGAAGACCATCTCGGACGTCGCGACGAAGCTGTTCATCCGCGACGGCTTCGAGGACGTGACGATCGCGGAGATCGCCCACGAGGCGCGGGTCGCCAAGATGACCGTGACCAACCACTTCCCGCGCAAGGAGGACCTGGTCTTCGACATCCGCGCGGACTTCACGTCCTGGCCGGCCACCCTGGTCCGCGACAGCGTCTTCCACGACACCCGCGAGCTCTACTTCGAAGCGCTGGGTGCCGAGCACGCGCTGGTCGGCTTCTCGGGCCCGGGCTTCGTGCGGATGATCAAGGAGAGCCCGGTCCTGACGAACGCCCTGCACGAGATGCACCGCGAGCGCGAGGCAGCCCTCACGCACCTGTTGATCCGGCGCCATCCCGAGGAGGGACTTCCGCCGGTGCTCGCCGCCGCCCACCTCGCGACGGTGCTGCGAGTGCTCTTCCAAGAGGTCTTCGACCGCACGCTGGCGGACGAGAAACAGATCGCCGACGCGGTGTGGCCCGCCGCCGAACTGGCCTTCGACCAGCTGGAACCGGTGCTCGGCCGGTACTAG
- a CDS encoding CPBP family intramembrane glutamic endopeptidase — MTFTARSWLAPARPAFPEPIDDPRERRAIKLELLIVFGITLGLSGVRSLLSLVDSLLQPTPLAQQQVQLNVPQAAASLIDLLKQLLSAAQLVGWGALGLYFLWRAGIKIAQVGLDRRAPGRDALLTLGLAALIGIPGLALYFVSYHLGFSLAVQPSTLNDTWWRPVTLTLSAFGNSFAEEVLVIGYLLTRLRQLGVRENNALVGAAVLRGSYHLYQGFGGFVGNLVMGLVFGRLWQKTNRLWPLVAAHTLFDFVSFVGYALLKGHVSWLP; from the coding sequence ATGACGTTCACCGCGCGATCGTGGCTGGCCCCGGCCCGGCCCGCGTTCCCGGAACCGATCGACGACCCGCGGGAACGCCGGGCGATCAAGCTCGAGCTGCTGATCGTCTTCGGCATCACGCTCGGGCTGTCCGGCGTGCGCAGCCTGCTGTCCCTTGTGGACTCGCTGCTGCAGCCGACGCCCCTGGCCCAGCAGCAGGTCCAGCTCAACGTGCCCCAGGCCGCGGCGAGCCTGATCGACCTGCTCAAGCAGCTGCTCTCGGCCGCCCAGCTGGTCGGCTGGGGCGCGCTCGGGCTGTACTTCCTGTGGCGCGCCGGGATCAAGATCGCGCAGGTCGGGCTGGACCGCCGGGCCCCCGGCCGCGACGCGCTGCTGACCCTCGGGCTGGCCGCGCTGATCGGGATCCCGGGCCTCGCTCTGTACTTCGTCTCCTACCACCTGGGCTTCAGCCTGGCGGTGCAACCGTCCACTTTGAACGACACGTGGTGGCGGCCGGTCACGCTGACGCTGTCGGCGTTCGGCAACTCGTTCGCCGAAGAGGTCCTGGTCATCGGCTACCTGCTGACGCGGCTGCGCCAGCTCGGCGTGCGGGAGAACAACGCCCTGGTCGGCGCCGCCGTGCTGCGCGGGTCGTACCACCTGTACCAGGGCTTCGGTGGGTTCGTCGGGAACCTGGTCATGGGCCTGGTGTTCGGGCGGCTGTGGCAGAAGACAAACCGGCTGTGGCCGCTGGTCGCCGCGCACACGCTGTTCGACTTCGTGTCTTTCGTCGGGTATGCCCTGTTGAAGGGGCACGTTTCCTGGTTGCCCTGA
- a CDS encoding SigE family RNA polymerase sigma factor — protein sequence MPGELVDFGDFVQATLPGLLRYGHALTGNPHDAADLVQTVLEKIGSRWTYVHEKTGDPLAYVRRSMANAHVSRWRRTRRENLVADLPDTSPHVPDDPFEHEPLWRALRTLPPRQRAVMVLRYYEGLSEAEIAGALGVTQGTVKSQASKAIASLRLKLTAADIQGEGSDAG from the coding sequence TTGCCGGGTGAGCTGGTCGACTTCGGCGACTTCGTGCAGGCCACCCTGCCGGGGCTGCTGCGGTACGGCCACGCGCTCACCGGGAACCCACACGACGCGGCCGACCTGGTGCAGACCGTGCTGGAGAAGATCGGTTCGCGCTGGACCTACGTGCACGAAAAGACGGGCGACCCGCTCGCCTACGTGCGCCGGTCGATGGCGAACGCGCACGTCAGCCGCTGGCGGCGCACGCGCCGGGAGAACCTGGTGGCCGATCTGCCGGACACCAGCCCGCACGTGCCGGACGACCCGTTCGAGCACGAGCCGCTGTGGCGCGCGCTACGAACACTGCCGCCGCGACAACGGGCCGTCATGGTCCTGCGGTACTACGAAGGTCTTTCGGAAGCGGAGATCGCCGGTGCCCTCGGTGTCACGCAGGGCACCGTCAAGAGCCAGGCCAGCAAGGCCATCGCGTCGCTGCGGTTGAAACTGACGGCGGCCGACATCCAAGGCGAAGGGAGTGACGCGGGTTGA
- the mca gene encoding mycothiol conjugate amidase Mca, with protein sequence MTFRLLSVHAHPDDESSKGAATLARYAAEGVDVLVATCTGGERGDILNPAVDTPETRADLPAIRRREMAAAAGILGVRQRFLGLVDSGLPGDGEPLPEGCFAALPLAEAAAPLVALIREFRPHVVITYDETGGYPHPDHIRTHEVTLEAFTAAANPARYPGTGEPWQPQKLYYQATLSRAWFQALHDATVAAGQESAMAEVLAELPLEDPLTVTTRIRCESHFATRDRALLAHTTQVDPAHPYFAHSREIERKAWPYEDYHLAHPAPGPTLEEDLFTGVTP encoded by the coding sequence ATGACCTTCCGCCTCTTGAGCGTCCACGCTCATCCCGACGACGAGTCCAGCAAGGGCGCGGCGACGCTGGCCCGTTACGCGGCCGAAGGCGTCGACGTCCTGGTGGCCACGTGCACCGGCGGTGAACGCGGCGACATCCTCAACCCGGCCGTGGACACTCCGGAAACCCGCGCCGATCTCCCGGCGATCCGTCGTCGCGAGATGGCCGCGGCAGCCGGAATCCTGGGTGTCCGGCAGCGTTTTCTCGGTCTGGTCGACTCCGGTCTGCCCGGCGACGGTGAACCGCTGCCCGAAGGCTGCTTTGCGGCCCTTCCGCTGGCAGAAGCGGCCGCTCCGCTGGTTGCGCTGATCCGCGAGTTCCGCCCGCACGTCGTGATCACCTACGACGAAACCGGCGGCTACCCCCACCCGGATCACATCCGCACCCACGAGGTGACGCTCGAAGCCTTCACCGCGGCCGCCAACCCTGCCCGCTATCCCGGCACCGGCGAACCGTGGCAACCACAAAAGCTGTACTACCAAGCAACCCTGAGCCGAGCCTGGTTCCAAGCCCTCCACGACGCGACCGTGGCCGCCGGCCAGGAGTCCGCAATGGCCGAGGTCCTCGCGGAACTCCCGCTCGAAGACCCGTTGACGGTCACCACCCGAATCCGCTGCGAGTCCCACTTCGCCACGCGCGACCGCGCCCTCCTGGCCCACACGACCCAGGTCGACCCGGCCCACCCGTACTTCGCCCACTCACGCGAAATCGAACGAAAAGCCTGGCCCTACGAGGACTACCACCTGGCCCACCCAGCCCCAGGCCCCACCTTGGAGGAGGACCTCTTCACCGGAGTAACCCCATGA
- a CDS encoding arginine deiminase, whose protein sequence is MDSEVGPLRAVLLHRPGNELKRLTPRNNDQLLFDSIPWVDRAQAEHDAFADVLRSRGVEVLLLADALRTALEDDRAHAAGVHAAVDDRRLGGDLADSLRSHLSGVGAAGLAEVLMAGMTFEELPSAEGASLVRMMNHPHDFAVDPLPNLLFTRDSSAWIADRVAISSLTMPARRRETAVLDLIYAYHPYFRHAARAYGAHSAPIEGGDVMLLAPGVLAIGVGERTTAAGAESLARSVFADGIAHTVLAVPIEQSRATMHLDTVCTMVDADAVVMYPLARDSLTAFTIRPTGDGGVKVAGPTPFLVAAAEAMEIDRLRVIDTGLDPVTAEREQWDDGNNTLALAPGVVVGYERNVETNERLEAAGIEVLPIAGSELGSGRGGPRCMSCPIRREPLR, encoded by the coding sequence GTGGACAGCGAAGTCGGACCCCTGCGCGCGGTGCTGCTGCACCGGCCCGGCAACGAGCTCAAAAGGCTGACGCCCCGCAACAACGACCAGCTCCTGTTCGACTCCATCCCGTGGGTGGACCGGGCCCAGGCCGAGCACGACGCGTTCGCCGACGTGCTGCGGAGCCGCGGCGTCGAGGTGCTGCTGCTGGCCGACGCGCTCCGGACGGCGCTGGAGGACGACCGCGCCCACGCGGCCGGCGTGCACGCGGCGGTCGACGACCGGCGGCTCGGCGGCGACCTCGCCGACTCGCTGCGCTCGCACCTGTCCGGCGTCGGCGCGGCCGGCCTCGCCGAGGTGCTGATGGCCGGGATGACGTTCGAGGAGCTGCCGTCCGCGGAGGGCGCGTCGCTCGTGCGGATGATGAACCACCCCCACGACTTCGCCGTCGACCCGCTGCCGAACCTGCTGTTCACGCGCGACTCGTCGGCGTGGATCGCCGACCGGGTGGCGATCTCGTCGCTGACCATGCCCGCGCGCCGCCGCGAGACCGCGGTGCTGGACCTGATCTACGCCTACCACCCGTACTTCCGCCACGCCGCCCGCGCGTACGGCGCGCATTCGGCGCCGATCGAGGGCGGCGACGTGATGCTGCTGGCGCCGGGCGTGCTCGCCATCGGCGTCGGCGAGCGGACGACCGCGGCCGGCGCGGAGTCGCTCGCGCGGTCGGTGTTCGCCGACGGCATCGCCCACACCGTGCTGGCGGTGCCGATCGAGCAGTCCCGCGCGACCATGCACCTGGACACGGTGTGCACGATGGTCGACGCCGACGCCGTGGTGATGTACCCGCTGGCGCGCGACTCGCTGACGGCGTTCACCATCCGCCCGACCGGCGACGGCGGCGTCAAGGTGGCCGGCCCGACGCCGTTCCTGGTCGCCGCGGCCGAGGCGATGGAAATCGACCGGCTGCGCGTCATCGACACCGGGCTCGACCCGGTGACGGCCGAACGCGAGCAGTGGGACGACGGCAACAACACCTTGGCGCTGGCGCCGGGGGTGGTCGTGGGCTACGAACGGAACGTCGAGACGAACGAGCGCCTGGAGGCAGCCGGCATCGAGGTGCTGCCGATCGCCGGGTCCGAGCTGGGCTCCGGCCGCGGCGGGCCGCGGTGCATGTCCTGCCCGATCCGCCGCGAACCCCTGCGATAA
- a CDS encoding DUF5926 family protein has product MGKGARKKGPKQASDRKPKVRDIFVGQPFEGLAAEPELIALREFVPSATAKLTLADGGDVTLGTVLPMAAAAFVRSDGERYLGLQVQTRSSDISRDLGRSLKWLLDAKEGDVLGVPDTTTPPSADEHARLQDLLTPGAELDVTLHKDFAWWLPEDADATGDVAVSLERANAAIMPTERLGAGAYWVLAGEKAHLRWVRPEPENLLLQALARLSAAGELGLGEGSRYAGSFRAHGLLVPVWDLDPEAHAREWAEAKDALGTRLETALKSLDTEPLNATERRARDGLIGRQLTLR; this is encoded by the coding sequence GTGGGCAAGGGCGCGCGCAAGAAGGGTCCCAAGCAGGCGTCGGACCGCAAGCCGAAGGTGCGCGACATCTTCGTCGGCCAGCCGTTCGAGGGGCTGGCGGCGGAGCCCGAGCTGATCGCGCTGCGCGAGTTCGTGCCGTCCGCGACGGCCAAGCTGACCCTCGCCGACGGCGGCGACGTCACCCTCGGCACCGTGCTGCCGATGGCCGCGGCCGCGTTCGTCCGCTCGGACGGCGAGCGCTACCTCGGCCTGCAGGTGCAGACCCGCTCCTCCGACATCAGCCGCGACCTCGGCCGCTCGCTGAAGTGGCTGCTGGACGCCAAGGAGGGCGACGTCCTCGGCGTGCCGGACACGACGACCCCGCCGTCCGCCGACGAGCACGCCCGCCTGCAGGACCTGCTCACCCCCGGCGCCGAACTCGACGTCACGCTGCACAAGGACTTCGCCTGGTGGCTGCCGGAGGACGCGGACGCCACCGGCGACGTCGCGGTGTCCCTCGAGCGCGCGAACGCCGCGATCATGCCGACCGAACGGCTCGGCGCGGGCGCCTACTGGGTCCTCGCCGGCGAGAAGGCGCACCTGCGCTGGGTCCGTCCGGAGCCGGAGAACCTGCTGCTCCAGGCGCTGGCCCGCCTGTCCGCGGCGGGCGAGCTCGGCCTGGGCGAGGGCTCTCGCTACGCCGGTTCGTTCCGGGCGCACGGCCTGCTGGTCCCGGTCTGGGACCTCGACCCCGAGGCCCACGCCCGCGAGTGGGCGGAGGCGAAGGACGCCCTCGGCACCCGCCTCGAGACGGCCCTGAAGTCCCTCGACACCGAACCGCTCAACGCAACCGAGCGCCGCGCCCGCGACGGCCTGATCGGCCGTCAGCTCACCCTGCGCTGA
- a CDS encoding DUF952 domain-containing protein, with translation MILHICGAAEWAEVGEGEYRPASLDEVGFIHCSDFGTVHLPADVRYRGRTDLVLLEIDPAKVGAPVRWEDGEPPHPAGIWFPHVYGAIPHAAVVGVHPFTEMTDGGFRLPDSLAHR, from the coding sequence GTGATACTCCACATCTGCGGGGCGGCCGAGTGGGCCGAAGTGGGCGAAGGCGAGTACCGGCCGGCTTCGCTGGACGAGGTCGGGTTCATCCACTGTTCCGACTTCGGCACGGTGCACCTGCCGGCCGACGTGCGCTACCGGGGACGCACTGACCTGGTCCTGCTCGAGATCGACCCGGCGAAGGTCGGGGCCCCGGTCCGGTGGGAGGACGGCGAGCCGCCGCACCCGGCCGGGATCTGGTTCCCCCACGTCTACGGCGCGATTCCGCACGCGGCGGTCGTCGGCGTGCACCCGTTCACCGAGATGACTGACGGTGGCTTCCGGCTGCCGGACTCGCTCGCGCACCGCTGA
- a CDS encoding DUF2470 domain-containing protein, with translation MTEAPTSIRRPPAPNPAERAKTIATRNGPASLMPTCERAGLDGERVVPVLHHVHHSGSVSVLLADDHPMVRAAEQTQRGELAVMVELADQAPVELREPIRGLLWITGWLRPLSPVSARARAVSIAESRPDERLLDVGHGVTLLRLTPASLVLADAEGTHSLRPHMFSAAPPDPFHDYEAQWLRHLESDHSDVVEQLAKHLPAELRGGRIRPLGLDRFGLRLRVESDAGDHDVRLAFSKSVESPPQLAMELRRLVGCPFLRGASG, from the coding sequence GTGACCGAGGCCCCGACATCCATCCGCCGCCCGCCGGCACCGAACCCCGCCGAGCGCGCCAAGACGATCGCGACCCGCAACGGTCCCGCGTCCCTGATGCCCACCTGCGAACGCGCCGGCCTGGACGGCGAGCGCGTCGTCCCGGTCCTGCACCACGTGCACCACAGCGGCAGCGTGAGCGTGCTGCTCGCCGACGACCACCCGATGGTCCGGGCGGCCGAGCAGACCCAGCGCGGCGAGCTGGCCGTGATGGTCGAGCTCGCCGACCAGGCGCCGGTCGAGCTGCGGGAGCCGATCCGCGGGCTGCTGTGGATCACCGGCTGGCTGCGGCCGCTCTCACCGGTGTCGGCCCGCGCGCGGGCGGTGTCGATCGCCGAGTCACGGCCGGACGAACGGCTCCTCGACGTCGGCCACGGCGTGACGCTGCTGCGGCTCACCCCCGCGTCGCTCGTGCTCGCGGACGCCGAAGGCACCCACTCGCTGCGCCCGCACATGTTCAGCGCGGCGCCGCCCGACCCGTTCCACGATTACGAGGCCCAGTGGCTGCGGCACCTGGAGAGCGACCACTCCGACGTCGTCGAGCAGCTGGCCAAGCACCTCCCGGCGGAGCTGCGCGGCGGCCGGATCCGCCCGCTCGGGCTCGACCGGTTCGGACTGCGGCTGCGCGTCGAGTCGGACGCGGGCGACCACGACGTCCGGCTGGCGTTCTCGAAGTCCGTCGAGAGCCCGCCGCAGCTCGCGATGGAGCTGCGGCGGCTGGTCGGCTGCCCGTTCCTGCGGGGTGCGTCAGGCTAG
- a CDS encoding ferritin, which yields MALTKKKEPRSKFYELLQAQIHNEFNASQQYIALAVWFDAEDLPQLAKHFYKQSVEERNHAMALVQYMLDRDHHVEIPGTGEVRNEFSGVTEVIELALEQEKDVATDISAMAKAARAEEDYISEQFTQWFLKEQVEEISQMSTLLNVVKRANGNLFEVENHLYRESVGDGGRDSGMPPVAGGAL from the coding sequence ATGGCCCTCACCAAGAAGAAAGAACCGCGCTCGAAGTTCTACGAACTGCTGCAGGCGCAGATCCACAACGAGTTCAACGCGTCCCAGCAGTACATCGCGCTCGCGGTGTGGTTCGACGCCGAGGACCTGCCGCAGCTGGCGAAGCACTTCTACAAGCAGTCCGTCGAGGAGCGCAACCACGCGATGGCGCTCGTGCAGTACATGCTCGACCGCGACCACCACGTCGAGATCCCCGGCACGGGTGAGGTGCGCAACGAGTTCTCCGGCGTCACCGAGGTCATCGAGCTCGCGCTCGAGCAGGAGAAGGACGTCGCCACCGACATCTCCGCGATGGCCAAGGCCGCCCGCGCCGAAGAGGACTACATCAGCGAGCAGTTCACGCAGTGGTTCCTCAAGGAGCAGGTCGAAGAGATCTCCCAGATGAGCACGCTGCTGAACGTCGTCAAGCGCGCGAACGGCAACCTGTTCGAGGTCGAGAACCACCTCTACCGCGAGTCCGTCGGCGATGGTGGCCGCGACTCCGGGATGCCGCCCGTCGCGGGCGGAGCGCTCTGA